GATTTTAAATTTTAGATTTTGGATTGAAATATCGGTAAAAATATGGTTACGGAAATCAGGCAGAAAACTACAATACATAATTTACCCGCAATACGCCAAAGTGTTTCGGTGACTTTCCACTACGCAGTGCATTTTACCACCGGATTGTTTGATACCAAAAACCCTTTGTTAGCACAAACGATCGCAGCCGATGGAGAACCGGGCCCGAAAAAAGTATTGGCAATCGTAGACTCAGGGTTTTTGCACTCCCACCGCACGCTACCCAAACAATTGGCACTTTATTGCGATCGCTATGCTGATGCGATCGCACTTGTTGCAAATCCTATTGTAATTCCAGGTGGAGAAGAAGCAAAAAACCATCCCAAGTTGCTAGAACAAATTCATGCTGCAATTGATGCAGTCGGACTGTGTCGCCATTCCTACCTGTTAGGAATTGGTGGTGGCGCTGCATTAGACTTGATTGGATATGCAGCCGCAACAGCACATCGCGGAGTTCGTCTGATTCGCGTTCCCACAACCGTACTCGCGCAAAATGATTCTGGTGTAGGGGTAAAGAACGGAATCAACGCCTTTGGGAAAAAGAACTTTCTGGGAACTTTTGCACCACCCTACGCAGTTTTAAATGATGTTTCGTTTTTGACTACTCTAGACGATCGCGATTGGCGTTCTGGCATTGCAGAAGCAGTTAAAGTAGCACTCATCAAGGATGCTAACTTCTTTGACGACATCCGTATACAAGCTACTGCACTTGCTTGTCGCGATATGAAAGCTATGCAAAATGTCATCTATCAATGTGCTCAATTACATATGAACCATATTGCCAAAGGCGGAGATCCCTTTGAAATGGGTTCATCCCGTCCTTTAGATTTTGGTCATTGGGCAGCACATAAGCTAGAGCAGTTAACAGACTACAGCTTACGCCATGGAGAAGCAGTTGCGATCGGTATTGCTTTAGATAGTACTTACTCCTATCTGTTAGGATTGCTTTCTCGTTTAGAGTGGCAGCAGATACTCAATACACTGACAGCGCTAGGCTTTAACCTATACGTACCCGAGCTTTCTACAAAAATGGATCAACCAGAAGATCCTCATTGTTTGTTCCGAGGACTCACCGAATTTCAAGAACACTTGGGTGGTGAACTGACAATTACACTTTTACAACGCATCGGTAAGGGTATTGAAGTTCATGAAGTAGACCTATCCTTATACCGACAAGCCATTTGGTTGCTCAGCGAGTTTTATAACTCCACGTTACCAACCTCAGGCTGGACTAGGGATTAGGGGGTAGTAGGGTGGGCAATGCCAACCATTCAAGGCGCTGCAAGATTCCCAGATCCCCGACAACTCATGCGAAGTCGGGGAGCTAGACCAATTAAAGCTAGGATAGGGAAAAAATCATGAAAATTGCCACAAATAAAGACTTTCATTTAACATACTGTACAAATATTCATCCCGGTGAAGAGTGGAACAAAGTCTTTACCAACTTAAAGCAGTACATACCATCTTTAAAAGCACAGCTAGTGAGTTCAAATCCCGGACTTCTTCAAGAAGTCCGGGATTTGACAGCCCATGAAAGTCCATTTGGTATTGGATTGCGATTGGCAGATGTTGCAACGAAGGAATTGCTTGAAGGAAACAATTTAACAGAGTTCCAATCGTGGTTAACTAAGCAAAACCTATACGTATTTACCTTAAATGGCTTTCCGTTTGGTGGATTTCATTGGCAAGTCGTAAAAGACCAAGTTTATGCACCAGATTGGTCAAAACAAGAGAGATTAGACTATACCATAAGATTAGTACACATACTCGCACAGCTTTTACCTTCAGGTGTCGAAGGCAGTATTTCTACATTACCGCTATCATACAAACCTTGGTTTAAAGGCAATCAACTTTTTCAAGCCTCCGTCACAAGTAGTGCTACTCTCCGTATAGCAGAAGTAGTAGCAGAAATGGTAAAAATTAAACACGAAACTGGAAAAAATATTCATTTAGATTTAGAACCAGAACCAGATGGGTTGATAGAAAATGCTGCTGAGGTGGTTGATTATTTCCAAACCTACTTATTACCTATAGGTGGAGATTATTTAACAAAGCATTTAGGAATTTCTTTTGAAGCAGCTGAAACTCATTTATTAAATCACGTGCGCGTTTGTTACGATACCTGTCATTTTGCTGTGGAGTATGAAGACCCAATTACAGTCTTCCAGAAATTCCAATCTGCAGGAATTCAAGTTGGCAAAATTCAAATTAGTGCTGCACTACAGGTGAAAATTCCCACAGATATTGAACAGCGCCGCCTCATCAAAGAGAGATTGCTGCCTTTTGCTGAATCTACATATTTACACCAAGTTATTGCAAGAGAGAGTCATGGAAAACTGCGTCACTACCCTGATTTAGAACAAGCTTTACCAGAGTTAGAAAAGACGACAGCTTCTGAGTGGCGCATTCACTTTCACGTTCCAATTTTTATTAGAGATTATCAACTATTTCAGTCCACTCAAAATGATATAACAAAGGTATTAGACTTATTACAAGATAATCATGCTTGTGACCATCTTGAAATAGAGACATACACCTGGGAAGTTCTGCCAAAGGAGATGAAGCTAGATTTATCATCATCACTTCAACGGGAGTATGAGTGGGTATTGTCGAAGATGGAAGCAAATAGTAGAAATGTGTTGACAGTTAGCTGTTAAATGCTGGCGATTGAAATCGCGGCTATACAAACAAAGTCCACCTGCGTGGACTGATGCATCAAAGCCTGCTCCGGCAGGCTTTGTTTGTATAGCCCCAAATTTCTATTCTTGCAGGCTTGTGCCAAATTGGGATGCTCCCTTATTTATCCTCTTCCTATAGCAATCATCGCTTCAAGTTCTTCCAATGCTTGAACGCTACCTACCTGCCAAGCACGCTCTACCAAAGCGGGAATAATTTGTGTTAATTGTATGTTTTCAAAATTGGGACTGGTTTCGGATTTTATGTAACTTCCTTGTCTTAATAAATAGATAGTAAGTGTTCCGCTATCATAAACCCAAACTTCTGGGACACCGATTACCTTGTATGCTTCGAGAGTAGTTTTAGAAGACACATCTGTTTCAATAGCTAAATCTGGTGGTGGATCGTCGGCTTGTAACCGACGACGACCAATCATGCGTTGGTAATTCTGAATATAAAAGCAAGCATCAGGTTCAACTCCTGCTGTCCCTTCTTTTTTAAAAGTAGTAGAACCAAATGGTTCATATCTTCTACCTTTAGCTCTGAGCAAAGTTTTTACAAGATCTGAAATTAATTCTTTTGGCTTCTCATGTTCTGGTAAGGGAAGCATAATTTCTAAAGTCCCCTTGCTGTAAGCTACTCTTGCACTTCGGTGTTCGCCCAATTCCTGCACGATCGCTTCAAACTCCTCCCAAGTAACATCTGGGATAGTCACTAAGCTACCGGGAGCCAATCGTATCTTGCTAACAGGTTTGACAACAGGAGCTAAAGCAGTCATAACGAAGAATCAGAAACAGGTTTTACATTTACCTTAGCATTATATAGATTAGCTCAAGCTTTGACAGCATGGTGTTGGGTAAGTTATTTGTAAAAGAGCGGGGCTATTTGTAAAAAAGACGGGCTATTTGTAAAAGGGGAGCATCCCAATTTGGAAAAAACACGTTTGCGATTGAAATCGCAGCTATAGAGGCTAAGTCCACCTGCGTGGACTTAATAATAAGAAGTCCGCGTAGGCGGACTTTGTTTGTGTAGCCCCAGAATTCTATTCTGAGGGCAATTAGCAAATTCGGGATGCTCCCTGTAAAAGAGACGGGCAAGATGCCCGTTCCACAAGAATTTCACTTGCAAATTGTTCAATTCTTGTGGGGTGGGCATCCTGCCAGCCCAAATTATGTAAATTGGATGTAGAACAGCTTACTGATAGGTTGCAAGATCCGCGACTTCTTGAAGAAGTCGCGGATCTAACTAGGATTTAACGCCGGAATTTCAACTTACGACTATATTTTCCTAACAAAAAACTTAAGCCAACAAATCCCATACCAATTACCCCAGCAGTTGCATTTGGTTCTGGAACAGCTTTGGGGGTTTGTACGGAGAATTTGAGCACAGCTTTACCTTTAAAAGGCGCAGTCAAATCTGTACTGGTTAATCTGTCATTTTGAGTAAAAGTTATGTTACCAACTGCATCCTTGAATAGACCTTCACCACCAGTCAGAGTGATAGTTCCAGCACCATTCACTGTACCGTTAACAAAATCAAATTTAGCTTGGTCGTTGGCGGTTCCATATAATTCATTGCTCCCACCATAATATCGATCGCTAAGAAGTGGCTGATTTTCTAAGCCAAAAGCAGATGCATCTGCATTGAAGTAAGAAATGTTTGTTGTTGGGTCAAATTGACCGTAAGTATTGCTGAGAAACTTACTCAATCCATATGGAGCATCAGCATTTTCACCTGTAATCGTTGCTCTAGTAATACCTATGTCTGGTCTAAAAGAAGGGTCAATGGTGACTACCGTATCGTAAGTGGCGCTAAATTCATAATTTGTTTGCGCGTTGGCTTTTGCTGTATCTAGTCCAAAACTAATTAGCGTGATAGCTACTGAGGCTAGTCCTAAAGTATATGAACGTGAAATCATAATTGCCCTTTTTTCTACAAATAAAAAGCGCGATTGACATCAAGACGCATTTTTTTATAACCCTTTACTTTAGAAGTATAAGATATGTAAATTTCAGGATAAATGAACAATTTTTTGATGTGTTTGTTAGATTTTTAGATATCCCAAAAATTACGCAGGTAAAGATAGGAAAATCTGTGCTATTTTGTGATTCCCTACTATGATTAGAAGCAAATATTAAATAGCTATCATGTACTTCCCTACACCAGAACAAACAAAAATTTCTTACCCCTACTCCCTACTCCCTACTCCCTACTCCCTATCATAGTCATGCATAAAACTGCTGTTCTTAACGTAGTCGGATTGTCACCCAGTTTATTGGGAGAACATACGCCATTCCTATCTCGATGGGTAGCCTCTGGAAAAGCTGTTCCAATTTCGCCAGTGTTACCTGCTGTTACCTGTACAGCGCAAGCAACCTATCTAACCGGAAAAATGCCCGATGAGCACGGTATTGTTGCCAATGGCTGGTATTTTCACGATGATTGCGAGATTAAGTTTTGGCGACAGTCCAATAAACTCGTTCAAGCACCAAAAGTGTGGGATATGGCGCGATCGCTAGATCCATCTTTTACCTGCGCCAATTTGTTCTGGTGGTACAATATGTACTCTTCAGTAGACTATGCAGTTACCCCCCGACCAATGTATCCTGCTGACGGTAGAAAACTTCCTGATATTTACACTTATCCACAAGAATGGCGTTCGGAACTCCAAACTGAGTTTGGTCAGTTTCCTCTCTTTAATTTCTGGGGTCCCAACACGTCTATTCGGTGTAGTGAGTGGATAGCCTCTTCTGCTAAATGGGTGGAACAAAAGTGCAACCCTACCCTCACACTCATTTACTTACCTCATTTAGATTACTGCTTGCAAAAATTTGGACCAGAGGACAAACGAGTCGCAAAAGACTTACAAGAAATTGATGGTGTTTGCCGCGATCTCATTGAATTCTACGAAAACCGAGGTACACAAGTCATTGTTCTGTCTGAATATGGTATTACAGCTGTATCTCAACCAGTTCACCTGAACCGGATGCTCCGAGAACAAGGGTTGCTGAGTGTAAGAGAAGAACTGGGGCGGGAATTACTCGACCCTGGAGCAAGTAAAGCATTTGCTGTCGCCGACCACCAAATTGCTCACGTTTATGTCAACGATCCATTTTACATACCTAAAGTGAGAGTGCTGTTAGAAGCAACAGAGGGTGTTGCCCAAGTGTTGGGAGACGAAGAAAAGCCAGCATACCATCTCAATCATTCCAGATCGGGAGAGTTAGTCGCGATCGCTCAACCAAATGCCTGGTTTACTTACTATTACTGGCTAGATGACAATCGTGCTCCGGATTTTGCCAGAACAGTAGATATCCATCGCAAACCCGGTTACGATCCAGTAGAACTTTTTCTCGACCCTCAAATTCAACTTCCCAAACTTAAAATAGGCATAAAACTGTTAAAAAAACAGCTTGGTTTTCGCTACTTAATGGATGTTATTCCTTTAGATGCATCCTTGGTACGTGGATCTCATGGCTCTACAACCGTTGCTGCTGCAGATAAACCATTATTTATAACTCAGCAAACTCATTTGCTATCTGCTGAATCGATAGAAGCAAGGGATGTATGTCACCTCATACTGCAACATCTTCATTGAAAATAGGGAGTGGGGAGTTGGGAGTAGGGAGTTGGGAGTAGGAGGAAGAAAATTGAAAATAGGGAGTAGAAAATATAATTTTTTATATACTCCTATTCTCCTAGTAAATACTTAGTCTTAAACGAGTTATTACATATATTCCTTTAGAGAGAAAGAATTTGTAACTCAAGGTGGTAGAGGATAACGACCTTCATGTAGTTTCTGGAGTTTTACTTAGAAGCAAAAGTAAAAAGCCAAAAAAATGACACATATAACGAAAAAATGTTCATCTATATATTCCTTAACATTTAGTAAGCTAAACTTATACCAAGAAATACTTCATACTTTGCTGCTACAAGCTCTGTTTTCCGTGAATTGTCCGTCTCGATTAATTTATTGTTATTAGCTGCGTATATACTGTGCTTTAAGGCACAATTTATCTAATTAGAGATTAGTCCAAGTGGCAAAGTCTGCGTTTATCGTAGGCTGTTTAGATATGCAATTAAATACTCCCTCACCATCAAAGAAATTGCCCATGATTGTTGATTCTCACACTTACAAAACTCTTGGCGGTATAGGTGTATCTCGCTCCATCACTGAAGTGAAGTTGGACACAGCCTTGGATGAAATTTCCTTTTATTTGGACTCCCAGCGAGGAGGATTGCTTAAAAGCAGCTATGAATATCCAGGGCGATACAAAAGATGGGCGATTGGATTTGTAAATCCACCACTAGAACTGACAACACGGGAGAGAGCTTTCAGCGTAAAAGCTCTAAACAATCGCGGCAAGGTGCTTCTACCCCTATTGTTGGTGCGTCTATCTGCACATTCCCAACTTCAAGAAGTCAAGCAAGACAGCGATTATATTACTGGATCTGTAAAGCCTGCCTTGCAATTGTTTGTAGAAGAAGAACGCAGTAAGCAACCTTCTGCGTTCACAGTGATTCGCGAAATTCTCCATGTTTTCTCTAGTCATGAAGACGAGCATCTAGGATTGTATGGGGCATTTGGCTATGATTTGTTATTTCAGTTTGAACCAATTCCAATGCGTCTGGAACGTCCCGCAGACCAACGGGATATAGTGCTTTATTTGCCCGATGAATTGGTTGTTGTTGACTACTATTTGCAGCGTGCTTATCGAGTGCAGTATGAATTTGAAACAACAGAAGGCAATACCCAACATCTTCCACGTATAGGGGAATCAATTGACTACAGAGGTAAGCACCTTGTTCCAGCAAAAGCTTCCGACCATGCACCAGGAGAATATGCCAGTCAAGTAAAAGTAGCGCTAGATTATTTCCGGCGTGGAGATTTGTTTGAAGTGGTTCCTTCGCAAAGCTTTTTTGAGTCCTGCGAACAACCACCCAGCCAACTTTTCCAAACCCTACAGCATATAAACCCCAGCCCTTATGGTTTTATCTTCAACCTTGGTGGAGAGTTTATCATTGGTGCTTCCCCAGAAATGTTTGTGCGGGTTGAAGGGCGGCGAGTAGAAACCTGCCCAATTAGTGGTACTATTACTCGGGGACAAGATGCCCTTGATGATGCCGAGCAAATTCGTCAACTCCTAAATTCAGGTAAGGAAGAAGCAGAGTTGACCATGTGTACTGACGTGGATCGCAATGACAAATCCCGGATTTGCGAACCTGGATCCGTACAGGTGATCGGTCGCCGTCAAATAGAAATGTATAGTCACTTGATCCATACAGTGGATCATGTTGAGGGTTTGCTGCGATCGCAGTTTGATGCTTTGGACGCCTTTCTAACCCATACCTGGGCGGTGACAGTGACAGGCGCACCCAAGCGATCGGCAATGCAATTCCTCGAACAGCACGAACGCAGCGCCAGACGCTGGTATGGTGGAGCAGTGGGCTACCTCAACTTTAATGGTAACCTGAATACAGGATTAATTTTGAGAACCATTAGGCTTCAAGATTCAATTGCCGAGGTAAGAGTAGGAGCAACAGTTCTTTATGACTCTTTGCCATCAGCAGAAGAACAAGAGACAATGACAAAAGGTGCGGCATTATTTGAAACAATTCGCCGTGCAAAGCAAGGAATCTCATCAAACAATTGCAAACGAGCAAAATTGAGCGCTTGTGTTCCAGATGTCGAACCCGGTAAGCGTATTTTACTTATCGATTACGAAGACTCATTTGTTCACACACTAGCCAACTACATTCGTCAAACTGGAGCAACAGTCACCACATTACGTCACGGCTTCTCAGAATCCCTCTTGGATATAGAGCGTCCGGACTTAGTTGTTTTATCTCCCGGTCCCGGTAAACCCAGTGATTTTAATGTACCAGACATGGTTCAAAGTTGCGTGCGCCGCAATATACCTCTGTTTGGAGTGTGTCTGGGACTACAAGGAATTGTTGAAGCCTTTGGAGGAGAACTCGGAGTTCTTCATTATCCCCAACATGGTAAATCCTCAAGGGCGATCGTGACTGAACCAGATTCAGTTTTATTTAAAGGCTTACCCCAATCCTTTTCAGTAGGTAGATATCATTCTTTGTTTGCCTTACCACATCGGTTACCCGAACAATTGAAAGTAACAGCTATCTCAGATGATGAAACGATCATGGCAATTGAGCATCGATCGCTTCCTATAACTGCCGTGCAGTTTCATCCAGAATCTATTATGACTCTATCACAAGAAGTTGGTCTGGCAATCATCCAGAATGTAGTCCGTGCATATACTCAAATACAGAAGTTAGTGGTTAGTGGTTAGTAGTTTCTAATAACCAACAACTATTCACTATCCACTAACAACTATCAACTAACATTTATGAATTATTCAGTTGGTGTTCGTCCGCGCCACATTCTCGAAGAAATTGTGTGGTACAAAAGGCAAGAAGTTGCACAAATGCGTCAGGAATTGCCTTTAGTTTCTTTGCAACAACAATTAAGTACGGCTTCTATAGTCAGAAATTTCTTGACGGCTTTGCGAGAAAACCCTTACCTACCTAGCGTGATTGCGGAGGTGAAAAAAGCATCTCCAAGCCGTGGCGTACTTCGTGCTGACTTCGATCCGGTAGCGATCGCACAAGCTTACGAACGAGGTGGAGCAGCTTGTTTGTCCGTTCTTACAGATTCCAAGTTCTTCCAGGGTAATTTTGATAACTTGCGTAATATCAGGCAAAAAGTTGCACTGCCACTATTGTGTAAAGAGTTTATTATTGATATTTATCAAATTTATTATGCACGAGTGGCAGGTGCAGATGCTGTATTATTGATAGCAGCCATTTTAACAGATGAAGAAATTCAGGATTTTGCGAGAGTTATCCATGACTTAGGAATGAAAGCTTTAGTAGAAGTTCATACCTTAGGTGAACTAGATAGAGTTCTAAAATTGGATAACATACGCTTAATAGGTATAAACAATCGCAATCTAGAAGATTTCACCCTCGATATTAAAACAACCCAAAAACTGTCAGAGCAACGGCGATCGCAATTACAAAGCTATGGCATCACTCTTGTCAGTGAGTCTGGCTTATATACACCCGCCGATTTATCATTTGTAGCTGAAGTTGGTGCTCGTGCAGTACTCGTGGGAGAATCCTTAGTAAAACAAGCTGATATAGAGAAGGCTGTGCGAAGCCTGCTTAACAGTGACCAGTGACCAGTAATCAGTGACCACTAACAACTAACAACTAACAAAATCAATGGCTTCTATTTCCGAACGCTTTCAATCTTTAAGAAATCGCAATCAGTGTGCTTTAATTCCTTTTGTGACAGCAGGAGATCCAGACCTGGAAACAACAAAAGAGGCTTTGCGCGTATTAGACAGGAATGGTGCTGACTTTATTGAATTGGGTGTTCCTTATTCCGATCCCCTTGCAGATGGTCCCGTTATTCAAGCGGCAGCGACTCGCGCTTTGTCTAAGGGAACTACACTAGAACAAGTGCTAGACTTAGTTGCAGAAGTTAGCCCTAGCCTGCAAGCACCTATTATTTTATTTACTTACTACAATCCTATTTTAAATTGGGGTATTAGGCCATTTTTAGCGCAAATTGCAAATGTTGGAGCGCGGGGCTTAGTTGTTCCAGACTTACCTTTAGAAGAAGCAGAAGAGTTAATTAACACGGCTGCTGAATTTGGAATAGAAGTTATTTTGCTTGTGGCTCCTACAAGTTCCAAAGAAAGAATTAATGCGATCGCCCAATCTTCTAGAGGATTTATTTACCTTGTTAGTGTCACTGGTGTAACAGGTATACGTTCTCAAATTCAGGAGCGTGTAAAGCCGTTATTAGCGTCCATGCGAAGCGTAAGTGATAAGCCAATTGGCGTCGGCTTTGGTATTTCCGGCTCAGAACAAGCGCGTCAGGTTAAAGAATGGGGCGCAGACGCCGTGATTGTTGGTAGCGCTTTTGTGAAACGTTTAGCAACTGGTAATCCAGAAGAAGGACTCCAAGCAATTGAAGAACTTTGCAAAGAATTAAAAGCAGCGATAGCACCTGAATTGCTAATTGCTAATTGCTAATTGCTCATTAGCCACTGTACGGGCGCAAGGCATTGCGCTCCCTACTCCCTACTCCCTACTCCCTAACAAACATGGTAAGCATCTCAGATAAAAACATTGCAGCCGCATCTGTAGTTCCTGACTCTTTGGGAAGATTTGGACGTTTTGGGGGTAAATATGTCCCTGAAACCTTAATGCCTGCTTTAAGTGAATTAGAAGCTGCAGCAGCACAATATCGCAATGACCCAACTTTTCAAGCAGAATTAAACGAATTACTGCGCGATTATGTGGGTCGCCCCAGTCCTTTATATTTTGCCGAACGTCTGACAGCAAAATATACTAGACCCGATGGAACCGGACCACAAATTTACTTAAAGCGTGAAGATTTAAACCATACAGGTGCTCATAAAATTAATAATGCTTTGGGTCAGGTGTTGTTGGCAAAGCGTATGGGCAAGCAGCGCATTATCGCTGAAACTGGCGCAGGTCAGCACGGAGTTGCAACTGCTACTGTGTGTGCTCGTTTTGGTTTGCAGTGCGCGATCTACATGGGTATCCATGATATGCAACGCCAATCCCTTAACGTTTTCCGGATGAAGCTGATGGGAGCAGAGGTGCGTCCCGTTGCAGCTGGGACTGGAACCCTCAAAGATGCAACTTCTGAAGCTATCCGAGACTGGGTAACAAATGTAGAAACAACTCATTACATTTTAGGTTCTGTTGCTGGTCCTCATCCCTATCCAATGCTAGTACGCGATTTTCACGCTATCATTGGTCAAGAGACTCGCGCTCAATGTTTGGAGAAATGGAGCGGTCTTCCAGATATCCTTTTGGCTTGTGTGGGTGGTGGTTCTAATGCCATTGGGTTGTTCACTGAGTTTGTGAATGAACCATCTGTCCGTATCATTGGAGTTGAGGCAGCAGGTGAAGGTGTTAACACGGAGAAGCATGCAGCTACTTTAACACGAGGTCGAATTGGTGTGTTGCATGGTGCGATGAGCTACGTGTTGCAAGATGGCGATGGTCAGGTTGTGGAAGCCCATTCCATTAGCGCTGGTTTGGATTATCCTGGTGTAGGTCCAGAACACAGCTATCTTAAGGATCTCGGTCGTGCTGAGTACTACAGCGTAAGTGATTCTGAAGCTTTAGCAGCGTTCCAGCGTTTGTCTCAGCTAGAAGGAATTATTCCAGCTTTGGAAACCTCTCATGCGATCGCGTATCTTGAAACACTCTGCCCGCAGCTAAGTGGTAGCCCCCGAATAGTGATTAATTGTTCGGGTAGGGGAGACAAGGACGTACAAACAGTTGCTAAAGTCATCAATCCCGCTTGATACTTATTTTAGATTTTACATT
This genomic interval from Scytonema hofmannii PCC 7110 contains the following:
- a CDS encoding 3-dehydroquinate synthase, which codes for MVTEIRQKTTIHNLPAIRQSVSVTFHYAVHFTTGLFDTKNPLLAQTIAADGEPGPKKVLAIVDSGFLHSHRTLPKQLALYCDRYADAIALVANPIVIPGGEEAKNHPKLLEQIHAAIDAVGLCRHSYLLGIGGGAALDLIGYAAATAHRGVRLIRVPTTVLAQNDSGVGVKNGINAFGKKNFLGTFAPPYAVLNDVSFLTTLDDRDWRSGIAEAVKVALIKDANFFDDIRIQATALACRDMKAMQNVIYQCAQLHMNHIAKGGDPFEMGSSRPLDFGHWAAHKLEQLTDYSLRHGEAVAIGIALDSTYSYLLGLLSRLEWQQILNTLTALGFNLYVPELSTKMDQPEDPHCLFRGLTEFQEHLGGELTITLLQRIGKGIEVHEVDLSLYRQAIWLLSEFYNSTLPTSGWTRD
- the eboE gene encoding metabolite traffic protein EboE, with the protein product MKIATNKDFHLTYCTNIHPGEEWNKVFTNLKQYIPSLKAQLVSSNPGLLQEVRDLTAHESPFGIGLRLADVATKELLEGNNLTEFQSWLTKQNLYVFTLNGFPFGGFHWQVVKDQVYAPDWSKQERLDYTIRLVHILAQLLPSGVEGSISTLPLSYKPWFKGNQLFQASVTSSATLRIAEVVAEMVKIKHETGKNIHLDLEPEPDGLIENAAEVVDYFQTYLLPIGGDYLTKHLGISFEAAETHLLNHVRVCYDTCHFAVEYEDPITVFQKFQSAGIQVGKIQISAALQVKIPTDIEQRRLIKERLLPFAESTYLHQVIARESHGKLRHYPDLEQALPELEKTTASEWRIHFHVPIFIRDYQLFQSTQNDITKVLDLLQDNHACDHLEIETYTWEVLPKEMKLDLSSSLQREYEWVLSKMEANSRNVLTVSC
- a CDS encoding Uma2 family endonuclease, which translates into the protein MTALAPVVKPVSKIRLAPGSLVTIPDVTWEEFEAIVQELGEHRSARVAYSKGTLEIMLPLPEHEKPKELISDLVKTLLRAKGRRYEPFGSTTFKKEGTAGVEPDACFYIQNYQRMIGRRRLQADDPPPDLAIETDVSSKTTLEAYKVIGVPEVWVYDSGTLTIYLLRQGSYIKSETSPNFENIQLTQIIPALVERAWQVGSVQALEELEAMIAIGRG
- a CDS encoding alkaline phosphatase family protein encodes the protein MHKTAVLNVVGLSPSLLGEHTPFLSRWVASGKAVPISPVLPAVTCTAQATYLTGKMPDEHGIVANGWYFHDDCEIKFWRQSNKLVQAPKVWDMARSLDPSFTCANLFWWYNMYSSVDYAVTPRPMYPADGRKLPDIYTYPQEWRSELQTEFGQFPLFNFWGPNTSIRCSEWIASSAKWVEQKCNPTLTLIYLPHLDYCLQKFGPEDKRVAKDLQEIDGVCRDLIEFYENRGTQVIVLSEYGITAVSQPVHLNRMLREQGLLSVREELGRELLDPGASKAFAVADHQIAHVYVNDPFYIPKVRVLLEATEGVAQVLGDEEKPAYHLNHSRSGELVAIAQPNAWFTYYYWLDDNRAPDFARTVDIHRKPGYDPVELFLDPQIQLPKLKIGIKLLKKQLGFRYLMDVIPLDASLVRGSHGSTTVAAADKPLFITQQTHLLSAESIEARDVCHLILQHLH
- a CDS encoding anthranilate synthase, which gives rise to MIVDSHTYKTLGGIGVSRSITEVKLDTALDEISFYLDSQRGGLLKSSYEYPGRYKRWAIGFVNPPLELTTRERAFSVKALNNRGKVLLPLLLVRLSAHSQLQEVKQDSDYITGSVKPALQLFVEEERSKQPSAFTVIREILHVFSSHEDEHLGLYGAFGYDLLFQFEPIPMRLERPADQRDIVLYLPDELVVVDYYLQRAYRVQYEFETTEGNTQHLPRIGESIDYRGKHLVPAKASDHAPGEYASQVKVALDYFRRGDLFEVVPSQSFFESCEQPPSQLFQTLQHINPSPYGFIFNLGGEFIIGASPEMFVRVEGRRVETCPISGTITRGQDALDDAEQIRQLLNSGKEEAELTMCTDVDRNDKSRICEPGSVQVIGRRQIEMYSHLIHTVDHVEGLLRSQFDALDAFLTHTWAVTVTGAPKRSAMQFLEQHERSARRWYGGAVGYLNFNGNLNTGLILRTIRLQDSIAEVRVGATVLYDSLPSAEEQETMTKGAALFETIRRAKQGISSNNCKRAKLSACVPDVEPGKRILLIDYEDSFVHTLANYIRQTGATVTTLRHGFSESLLDIERPDLVVLSPGPGKPSDFNVPDMVQSCVRRNIPLFGVCLGLQGIVEAFGGELGVLHYPQHGKSSRAIVTEPDSVLFKGLPQSFSVGRYHSLFALPHRLPEQLKVTAISDDETIMAIEHRSLPITAVQFHPESIMTLSQEVGLAIIQNVVRAYTQIQKLVVSG
- the trpC gene encoding indole-3-glycerol phosphate synthase TrpC, producing the protein MNYSVGVRPRHILEEIVWYKRQEVAQMRQELPLVSLQQQLSTASIVRNFLTALRENPYLPSVIAEVKKASPSRGVLRADFDPVAIAQAYERGGAACLSVLTDSKFFQGNFDNLRNIRQKVALPLLCKEFIIDIYQIYYARVAGADAVLLIAAILTDEEIQDFARVIHDLGMKALVEVHTLGELDRVLKLDNIRLIGINNRNLEDFTLDIKTTQKLSEQRRSQLQSYGITLVSESGLYTPADLSFVAEVGARAVLVGESLVKQADIEKAVRSLLNSDQ
- the trpA gene encoding tryptophan synthase subunit alpha codes for the protein MASISERFQSLRNRNQCALIPFVTAGDPDLETTKEALRVLDRNGADFIELGVPYSDPLADGPVIQAAATRALSKGTTLEQVLDLVAEVSPSLQAPIILFTYYNPILNWGIRPFLAQIANVGARGLVVPDLPLEEAEELINTAAEFGIEVILLVAPTSSKERINAIAQSSRGFIYLVSVTGVTGIRSQIQERVKPLLASMRSVSDKPIGVGFGISGSEQARQVKEWGADAVIVGSAFVKRLATGNPEEGLQAIEELCKELKAAIAPELLIANC
- the trpB gene encoding tryptophan synthase subunit beta; its protein translation is MVSISDKNIAAASVVPDSLGRFGRFGGKYVPETLMPALSELEAAAAQYRNDPTFQAELNELLRDYVGRPSPLYFAERLTAKYTRPDGTGPQIYLKREDLNHTGAHKINNALGQVLLAKRMGKQRIIAETGAGQHGVATATVCARFGLQCAIYMGIHDMQRQSLNVFRMKLMGAEVRPVAAGTGTLKDATSEAIRDWVTNVETTHYILGSVAGPHPYPMLVRDFHAIIGQETRAQCLEKWSGLPDILLACVGGGSNAIGLFTEFVNEPSVRIIGVEAAGEGVNTEKHAATLTRGRIGVLHGAMSYVLQDGDGQVVEAHSISAGLDYPGVGPEHSYLKDLGRAEYYSVSDSEALAAFQRLSQLEGIIPALETSHAIAYLETLCPQLSGSPRIVINCSGRGDKDVQTVAKVINPA